The Tenacibaculum jejuense genome includes a window with the following:
- a CDS encoding heavy-metal-associated domain-containing protein — translation MKRVILSIAVIAALGLTSCKNETKKETETTTTTEISKDMAMKELSFGVRGNCGMCKSTIEKAANGVEGVASANWDVDKKKIDVSFDDSKTDAMAIHKAIAASGYDTEKVAGDIDAYDGLPGCCKYDHEMAMNQYSEVKKEIH, via the coding sequence ATGAAGAGAGTAATTTTAAGTATCGCTGTAATAGCAGCGTTAGGTTTAACAAGTTGTAAAAACGAAACCAAAAAAGAAACAGAAACTACAACAACTACTGAAATATCTAAAGATATGGCAATGAAAGAGTTGTCTTTTGGTGTAAGAGGAAATTGCGGTATGTGTAAAAGCACTATCGAAAAGGCAGCTAACGGTGTTGAAGGTGTTGCAAGTGCCAATTGGGATGTCGATAAAAAGAAAATAGATGTTTCTTTTGATGATTCGAAAACCGATGCAATGGCAATTCACAAAGCAATTGCAGCTTCAGGTTACGATACCGAAAAAGTGGCAGGTGATATAGATGCTTACGACGGTTTACCTGGGTGTTGTAAATACGACCATGAAATGGCTATGAATCAATATAGTGAAGTGAAAAAAGAAATTCATTAA